The genomic DNA gcaataaaaatcatatgctaaatatgatggcttgaaaaaagacacatttttgtaaattttatattgttaatgagtCGAGATAAATATCGGtcctataacactggttaaattttattttataccaaattttgtatattttatattttaaaataaaattttaagatgttgtattagtttatatatgtgaagttatttcaacaatgtatattttacatcatgacttgaatgtcattatagaacataattttgtaaatttggtttttataaagcgagttattatattatgagtaatttaatatattgttatacttttttttaatatacttggtttcttaaaattttttcatattatagtgacatattattgacattgctataacaaatcaatttagagtgtttatagtttctaacttttatatcaagtttcaatattttaaaaatatttcaaaataaattatttaaagtttataaaattataaaattataaaattcaacaaaaagaaaatatgaaatggaatttaaatattcaaattttgacccgcttctcagtaaaatttttagttcaatagatattgtttttaaagaataatattactaaagcttgaatatttaatagattgaacaatttatattcgtttttaaaaattcaacttatggtatatccggaaataaaaatattttttaattataataaataatataataatttatttgtttcacaaaatagactcataaataaaaaataagaggtgaagtataatgataattaacaaattaatatgttaagttagatatcaaaggatttttttgataaataatttaataaagtaaaTTAATATGGTTAGTTAGATGATATAAAATgactttttagaatattctctttaaaatttttggaaacaacgttttctaataataaaatcttccgaaaataaattaaaattatatctactatttaatttgtaaccaattaatctataacctatttgtaaccaacttattaaaattatatagtatacaaaacaatattgtgtacttccgttttattataaaggaatacattttttttttatgaaaagcgatttatttaaaattgattaaactCTATAGAAAATAATGTTTCCAACTTGCTAATATATAAAATGGGGGTTACGCTTTTCTCCCATGTTGTTCAATATTTTATCTTCACAATTACAAAGCCACCAGCAAACcaaataattaaccaaaaacgTGTTTGTCAgaaataaaacaccaaaattataaaacttttaattttgaaaaatacatGCATTGAGAACAAGATATGTCATATTGTTTCTTGAaagtatttacattttaaattcaaaaatgttttcaaataagATTTAGATAAGAAACAATGAAATGACATAAAACACTGATAAACAAGTTTACTCAAGTATCCTATCAGCCGCCGAATCTCTTGTACTCAGAAGCAGTAAAATACAGTATCCAACATCTCAAAACAAATTTACACActttgaaaatccaaaaaatttacagaatgaagaataaaaaaaaggaaaaaaagaaagaaagaaagagaggaggatgtgggagaagaaggaagaagatgggtTTAGTGGAAATCATGTTGACCCAAAACAAACAGTATCTGCTTCGACGTCACCTCTCACCCTTATTCCCTTCGATTCCCtcattttcacttttcttctatatctctctctctctctttgcttccTTCCTTCCTCATACACAGTTCTTCTCTGTTCGTCTCCCTCTTATTCTCTAATCTGTAAGTTTTTATTCATTCTCTTATTCTTCCTTCTTCTGTTTACGATTTGGTTCcttctgttttgtttctccAAGATACCTTAATTGCATTAGTGGGGTAAAGGGGGGCAAAAGTCCTAATTTTTTTCGTCTTTATTCTACTGATGATCCTGTTTTTGATTTCCCTGTGATAAagtattgatttttattttcgtttctTGCTAGGATTTGAATATTTTCGTCAATTACATCTGGGTTTTGGTCCAATTGAAGGAATCTGTGAATCGTCGTCTTGGGTTTTCTCAATTAAGAAGAAAGCTCCATactttagggttttgaattcACCTATTGAATTGCTTAGTTGTAGTTGAAGGAAGCAGAACCTGGTCAGATATATATAGTGATTAACactttgttgttgtcttcagTTTTTTTGGTGATGGATTCTTGGAGCTACGGGAgaagtgtgttcttgggaaaTGGAACTCTCTTACCTTCTGATTCTTTTGCTGAGAATAGAAATTTTGGACAGAGTCTCTCTAATGGATTGGAgaatgatcatcatcatcatgtgttGATTTCTGACTTGGCTGGTGATTCCAATGGATTTAGTGCTGTTTCCATTAGCAAAGTGGTTCCTTCCAATTTGTTGCacgaggaggaagaggagaaacaacaatcttcttcttcttcaaagctCTCTAGTCAGGAATTGTCTAGGATAGATTTCAAACTTAGGAGCTTTTTGGATTTAGGAAACGATGATGATACCTCCTCTAGAGGTTTTGCTCCTCGAGCTTCAAACCTGTGCTCTCAGAAGCCCTTGTGTCAAGTGTATGGGTGTAATTTGGATCTGAGCTCTTCCAAAGATTACCACAAAAGGCATAGAGTTTGCGACACTCATTCTAAAACTTCTGTGGTCATAGTTAATGGTCTTGAACAGAGGTTTTGTCAGCAGTGCAGcaggttttcttctttctcctctcaaGTTGTTTTACATGTTCTGTAGTTCGTTCAATGTTTTTAACATATAATGGACCatgattgtttgtttcttttacttttttcttctggTCAGGTTTCATTTCCTCTCAGAGTTTGATGATGGCAAAAGAAGTTGCAGAAGGCGATTAGCCGGTCACAATGAGCGACGAAGGAAGCCTGCATTCTATTATTTACCGGGGAAGCGCCATAAGCTTCTTCGCACCTCTCAAGGTACAGGTCTTGCCTTTCCCTTTCGATTTTGTTGTACTATTGAAATAGCAAACTTGAATCCATTCTGTATTTTACCATCTTCCATTTagcctaatatatatatatatatatgtgtcaaTAGGTGTGGTAGGCAACAAGTTTCTGGAGAATTCATCAGTCAATGACTTCTCGTTGGTCTTGCCAGAAGAGTTTCCCGGTACTTTCTTATACAG from Camelina sativa cultivar DH55 chromosome 7, Cs, whole genome shotgun sequence includes the following:
- the LOC104701541 gene encoding squamosa promoter-binding-like protein 6 isoform X1, which translates into the protein MWEKKEEDGFSGNHVDPKQTVSASTSPLTLIPFDSLIFTFLLYLSLSLCFLPSSYTVLLCSSPSYSLIFFLVMDSWSYGRSVFLGNGTLLPSDSFAENRNFGQSLSNGLENDHHHHVLISDLAGDSNGFSAVSISKVVPSNLLHEEEEEKQQSSSSSKLSSQELSRIDFKLRSFLDLGNDDDTSSRGFAPRASNLCSQKPLCQVYGCNLDLSSSKDYHKRHRVCDTHSKTSVVIVNGLEQRFCQQCSRFHFLSEFDDGKRSCRRRLAGHNERRRKPAFYYLPGKRHKLLRTSQGVVGNKFLENSSVNDFSLVLPEEFPGTFLYRVIDEHDHHASSRLVSFKDEPTCSMFPAVGQNSSRIYESKPAVHSPEVSSIWDLHESASRSTCALSLLSAQSQQQHIPETPNTTFSITQPNHSPVDFNQMERLWIDPGKTNPAGSSSCTVKGSSTVDLLQLSSHLQRIEQQRNFTDDVKQEYNELYFTGS
- the LOC104701541 gene encoding squamosa promoter-binding-like protein 6 isoform X4, giving the protein MDSWSYGRSVFLGNGTLLPSDSFAENRNFGQSLSNGLENDHHHHVLISDLAGDSNGFSAVSISKVVPSNLLHEEEEEKQQSSSSSKLSSQELSRIDFKLRSFLDLGNDDDTSSRGFAPRASNLCSQKPLCQVYGCNLDLSSSKDYHKRHRVCDTHSKTSVVIVNGLEQRFCQQCSRFHFLSEFDDGKRSCRRRLAGHNERRRKPAFYYLPGKRHKLLRTSQGVVGNKFLENSSVNDFSLVLPEEFPGTFLYRVIDEHDHHASSRLVSFKDEPTCSMFPAVGQNSSRIYESKPAVHSPEVSSIWDLHESASRSTCALSLLSAQSQQQHIPETPNTTFSITQPNHSPVDFNQMERLWIDPGKTNPAGSSSCTVKGSSTVDLLQLSSHLQRIEQQRNFTDDVKQEYNELYFTGS